In one window of Helianthus annuus cultivar XRQ/B chromosome 17, HanXRQr2.0-SUNRISE, whole genome shotgun sequence DNA:
- the LOC110922882 gene encoding auxin-responsive protein SAUR21, with the protein MAIIRFPSFSSKTKNFSKLQGLCNRNKLDVPKGYLAVYVGEIQKTRFVVPLSFLEHPLFQDLLRRSEEEFGFDHPMGGLTICCQEDVFTDLISRLPVP; encoded by the coding sequence ATGGCCATTATCCGGTTTCCTTCGTTTAGCAGCAAAACCAAAAACTTCAGCAAATTGCAAGGACTATGCAACCGAAACAAGTTAGATGTACCGAAAGGTTATTTGGCGGTCTATGTTGGAGAAATTCAGAAGACTCGATTTGTGGTTCCGTTATCATTTCTTGAACATCCTCTATTTCAAGATTTGCTACGCCGGTCTGAAGAGGAGTTCGGGTTTGACCATCCTATGGGGGGTCTAACAATTTGTTGCCAAGAAGATGTCTTCACAGATCTAATCTCCAGATTGCCTGTTCCATGA